A stretch of the Streptomyces sp. WMMB303 genome encodes the following:
- a CDS encoding histidine kinase, whose translation MSSGGNRISLHRQRNGTRQPLAYGVDAAMAPRIVLVVFIVAMAGILGAAVLHLLTVGGSPMQILVGGAAIAVMFCTQVARTTQRGMRLHRTYQFWVLGVQIVCTFLPMLLMGTAWVGLPGLLAGSLLLTLRPPWSWLGVAACVASVLAVTGFSGWAPLRVAYNGVSALTTCAVVYGLTKLSEIVHQLRAAQQEIARLAVEEERLRFARDLHDLLGYSLSAITLRSELAHRLVDADPPRAQGEVAHVLEISRQALADVRSVARSYRNISLPAEISSAVSVFEAAGIDAEVDSTLESVPETVGTVLATVLREGVTNILRHSKVRRCQITVCGDADCAVLRLVNDGVQPLPDPRDPTTPRPDDEGGSGLGNLAARVDAIGGTLRAGLREDGCFRLEARIPPPAVGRPAGREAGPVRCAERTPDGTHGTARAAAASGAATASPAPGRSAERPPGFGPPA comes from the coding sequence GTGAGCTCAGGGGGAAACCGCATCTCTTTACATCGGCAACGCAACGGCACGCGGCAGCCACTCGCCTACGGGGTCGACGCCGCGATGGCGCCCCGGATCGTGCTGGTGGTCTTCATCGTCGCCATGGCCGGAATCCTGGGTGCCGCGGTGCTGCACCTGCTGACCGTCGGCGGGTCGCCGATGCAGATCCTGGTCGGCGGGGCGGCGATCGCGGTGATGTTCTGCACCCAGGTGGCCCGCACCACCCAGCGGGGCATGCGGCTGCACCGCACCTACCAGTTCTGGGTGCTGGGCGTGCAGATCGTCTGCACCTTCCTGCCGATGCTGCTGATGGGCACGGCCTGGGTCGGGTTGCCGGGGCTGCTGGCGGGATCGCTGCTGCTCACCCTGCGGCCGCCCTGGTCCTGGCTGGGGGTGGCCGCGTGTGTGGCCAGCGTCCTGGCCGTCACCGGGTTCTCGGGCTGGGCACCGCTGCGGGTGGCCTACAACGGGGTGTCCGCGCTGACGACGTGCGCCGTGGTCTACGGGCTGACCAAGCTGTCCGAGATCGTCCACCAACTGCGCGCGGCGCAACAGGAGATCGCCCGGCTTGCGGTGGAGGAGGAGCGGCTGCGCTTCGCCCGGGACCTGCACGACCTGCTGGGCTACAGCCTGTCGGCGATCACCCTGCGCAGCGAGCTGGCGCACCGGCTGGTGGACGCCGATCCGCCGCGCGCCCAGGGCGAGGTGGCGCATGTGCTGGAGATCTCCCGGCAGGCGCTGGCCGATGTCCGCTCGGTGGCGCGCAGCTACCGGAACATCTCGCTGCCCGCCGAGATCTCCTCGGCCGTCTCCGTCTTCGAGGCCGCCGGGATCGACGCGGAGGTCGACTCGACGCTGGAGAGCGTCCCGGAGACGGTGGGCACGGTGCTGGCCACGGTGCTGCGGGAGGGCGTCACCAACATCCTGCGGCACAGCAAGGTGCGCCGCTGCCAGATCACGGTGTGCGGCGACGCGGACTGCGCGGTGCTGCGGCTGGTCAACGACGGCGTGCAGCCACTGCCCGACCCGCGTGACCCCACGACGCCACGCCCGGACGACGAGGGGGGCAGCGGACTCGGCAATCTGGCCGCGCGGGTGGACGCGATCGGCGGCACCCTGCGGGCCGGTCTGCGGGAGGACGGCTGCTTCCGGCTGGAGGCGCGCATCCCGCCGCCGGCCGTGGGCCGTCCGGCGGGCCGGGAGGCCGGGCCCGTCCGGTGCGCGGAGCGCACGCCGGACGGGACGCACGGGACGGCCCGGGCGGCGGCGGCCTCCGGTGCGGCTACAGCCAGCCCTGCTCCCGGGCGATCCGCAGAGCGTCCACCCGGTTTCGGGCCCCCAGCTTGA
- a CDS encoding response regulator transcription factor, giving the protein MISVVLAEDMHMVRGALVALLDIEKDIEIVAEIDSGSAILPAVLAHRPDVAVIDIDLPGVDGLTAAAEVYEKLPACRTLILTSLGQPGNLRRALEAHVSGFLLKDAPPSKLADAIRRIRAGERVIDPELALDAWSARENPLTARETEVLRLAAEGAEAADIAGRLFLSVGTVRNYLTAIVIKLGARNRVDALRIAREQGWL; this is encoded by the coding sequence ATGATCTCAGTGGTGCTCGCCGAGGACATGCACATGGTGCGCGGTGCTCTGGTGGCGCTGCTCGACATCGAGAAGGACATCGAGATCGTCGCCGAGATCGATTCCGGCAGCGCCATCCTGCCGGCCGTCCTGGCGCACCGTCCCGACGTCGCCGTCATCGACATCGACCTGCCGGGCGTGGACGGGCTGACCGCGGCCGCCGAGGTGTACGAGAAGCTGCCGGCCTGCCGCACCCTGATCCTCACCAGCCTGGGCCAGCCCGGCAATCTGCGCCGCGCCCTGGAGGCCCACGTCTCGGGATTCCTGCTCAAGGACGCGCCGCCGAGCAAGCTGGCCGACGCCATCCGCCGGATACGCGCGGGGGAGCGGGTCATCGACCCCGAACTGGCCCTGGACGCCTGGTCGGCCCGGGAGAACCCGCTCACCGCGCGGGAGACCGAAGTGCTGCGGCTGGCGGCCGAGGGCGCCGAGGCCGCCGACATCGCCGGGCGGCTCTTCCTGTCCGTGGGAACCGTGCGCAACTACCTGACGGCCATTGTCATCAAGCTGGGGGCCCGAAACCGGGTGGACGCTCTGCGGATCGCCCGGGAGCAGGGCTGGCTGTAG
- a CDS encoding cytochrome P450: MAQDSATPTPARPYPPPRRSATEVPEDYAMLRAEEPVAAVTLPSGDPGHLISRYDDVRAVLADPRCSRATTVAPEAPKLTAVPFDAGGLFTMDPPEHTRLRGLVARAFTPRRVERMRPRLAELAGELADAMAAGNGAEGGSTDLNAAFAFPFPMAVICELLGVPFADRERFRTWSDAVLSLTAHPPEEMLRHKQALLAYLADLVADKRRAPGTDLLSALVGVRDEEGRPDERELLVLAMTLLVAGHETTVGVLGTSVLTLLRRPERLGLVPEREGATAALVEELLRLNPIGDGGPLRVTTEPVEVAGRVLPPNSAVIASVCSANRDGSRYTDPDRFDPDRTGDPAQPPHLAFGHGPHYCLGAPLARAELAVALRVLADRFPALRLAVPVEAVTMHRGLLVNRLTELPVRWD; this comes from the coding sequence ATGGCTCAGGATTCCGCCACACCCACGCCTGCCCGTCCCTACCCCCCGCCGCGCCGCTCGGCGACCGAGGTCCCCGAGGACTACGCGATGCTGCGCGCCGAGGAACCCGTCGCCGCCGTCACGCTCCCCAGCGGCGATCCGGGGCACCTGATCAGCCGCTACGACGACGTACGGGCCGTGCTCGCCGACCCCCGCTGCTCGCGGGCCACGACGGTGGCGCCCGAGGCGCCGAAACTGACGGCCGTCCCGTTCGACGCGGGCGGCCTGTTCACCATGGACCCGCCCGAACACACCCGGCTGCGCGGGCTGGTCGCACGCGCCTTCACCCCGCGCCGGGTGGAGCGGATGCGGCCCCGGCTGGCGGAGCTGGCCGGGGAACTGGCCGACGCCATGGCCGCCGGGAACGGTGCCGAGGGCGGCTCCACCGACCTGAACGCGGCCTTCGCCTTCCCGTTCCCGATGGCCGTCATCTGCGAACTGTTGGGGGTTCCCTTCGCGGACCGGGAGCGCTTCCGCACCTGGTCCGACGCCGTGCTGTCGCTGACGGCGCATCCGCCGGAGGAGATGCTGCGGCACAAGCAGGCGCTGCTGGCCTATCTCGCGGACCTGGTGGCGGACAAGCGGCGCGCTCCCGGTACCGATCTGCTGAGCGCGCTGGTCGGCGTCCGGGACGAGGAAGGCCGGCCCGACGAGCGGGAACTGCTGGTGCTGGCCATGACGTTGCTGGTCGCCGGGCACGAGACCACGGTCGGCGTACTGGGCACCTCCGTGCTGACCCTGCTGCGCCGGCCGGAGCGGCTCGGCCTGGTTCCGGAGCGGGAGGGGGCGACGGCCGCGCTGGTGGAGGAGCTGCTGCGGCTCAACCCGATCGGGGACGGCGGTCCACTGCGGGTCACCACCGAGCCGGTGGAGGTGGCGGGGCGGGTGCTGCCGCCGAACAGCGCCGTGATCGCGTCCGTCTGCTCCGCCAACCGGGACGGCAGCCGGTACACCGACCCGGACCGCTTCGACCCGGACCGCACCGGTGATCCGGCCCAGCCGCCGCACCTGGCCTTCGGACACGGCCCGCACTACTGCCTGGGCGCGCCGTTGGCGCGCGCCGAACTGGCCGTCGCGCTGCGGGTGCTGGCCGACCGGTTCCCGGCGTTGCGGCTGGCGGTGCCCGTCGAGGCGGTCACCATGCACCGGGGGCTGCTGGTCAACCGGCTGACGGAGCTGCCCGTCCGGTGGGACTGA
- a CDS encoding DUF4260 family protein, with the protein MNGWTWCTPRGRILSGAVGAAALYAGARLGGPRSRVLWTCAVLPDLALLHGIAAAPAFDPLPRYAVRSYNVLHSPGVPLLLYGTARVLDSRPLRVAACGWLAHIAVDRAVGYGPRARDGSRIRGPAPAGPRGAALSPTGRAAPSAG; encoded by the coding sequence ATGAATGGCTGGACGTGGTGCACCCCGCGGGGGCGGATACTGAGCGGCGCCGTCGGGGCGGCGGCGCTGTACGCGGGCGCCCGGCTGGGCGGGCCCCGCAGCCGCGTGCTGTGGACCTGTGCGGTGCTGCCCGACCTCGCGCTGCTCCACGGCATCGCCGCGGCCCCCGCCTTCGACCCGCTGCCCCGGTATGCGGTGCGCTCCTACAACGTGCTGCACTCGCCGGGAGTGCCGCTCCTGCTCTACGGCACCGCGCGTGTCCTGGACAGCCGTCCGCTGCGGGTCGCGGCCTGCGGGTGGCTCGCCCACATCGCCGTCGACCGCGCCGTCGGATACGGGCCGCGGGCCCGCGACGGCTCCCGCATCCGGGGCCCGGCTCCCGCCGGGCCCCGTGGCGCTGCGCTCAGTCCCACCGGACGGGCAGCTCCGTCAGCCGGTTGA
- a CDS encoding alpha/beta fold hydrolase: protein MSDAAALTGPPGLAELRALAPLHARAQGIPADRCRAVLSRVRSAHGEGPDSWPAVWSRAGDVLAARGRHLDAVRHYALARFPHPDGPARERAQRLCVSSFDRWRSTRPDIGRAEIEPPGGTGRFTAWTAGLSRSAPRPLILVCGGIVSVKEQWAPLLARAAALGTAVAVTELPGVGENTLPYDTAAPAMFGALLDHLVDRADVGRTHAVALSFGGHLALRAALADRRITGVSTVGAPVRHFFRDAGQQARIPATTTHTLARLTGHPPADVLPALRDWALAPPELARLAHLPLTYVAALRDEIVPLADAAALTRDPAARCRLLVVDDEHGAPAHLGRVRPLLLGSALRGLGVHPVRRAVLEAVAGVRRGGRGRVRT, encoded by the coding sequence ATGAGCGATGCCGCAGCACTCACCGGCCCGCCCGGCCTCGCCGAACTCCGGGCGCTCGCACCGCTGCACGCCCGCGCGCAGGGCATCCCGGCCGACCGCTGCCGCGCGGTCCTCTCCCGCGTCCGCAGCGCCCACGGCGAGGGCCCCGACTCCTGGCCCGCCGTCTGGAGCCGCGCGGGTGACGTACTGGCCGCACGCGGCAGGCACCTGGACGCGGTCCGCCACTACGCGCTGGCCCGCTTCCCCCACCCGGACGGTCCGGCGCGGGAACGGGCCCAACGGCTGTGCGTGAGCTCCTTCGACCGCTGGCGGTCCACCCGCCCGGACATCGGCCGTGCGGAGATCGAACCGCCCGGCGGTACCGGCCGGTTCACCGCCTGGACGGCCGGACTCTCCCGCAGCGCCCCGCGGCCCCTGATCCTGGTGTGCGGCGGCATCGTCTCGGTCAAGGAGCAGTGGGCCCCGCTGCTGGCCCGCGCCGCCGCGCTGGGCACCGCCGTGGCCGTCACCGAACTGCCCGGCGTGGGGGAGAACACCCTGCCCTACGACACCGCGGCCCCCGCCATGTTCGGTGCCCTGCTCGATCACCTCGTCGACCGCGCGGACGTCGGCCGTACGCACGCGGTGGCGCTCAGCTTCGGCGGTCACCTGGCGCTGCGGGCCGCGCTGGCCGACCGCCGGATCACCGGCGTCTCCACCGTGGGCGCGCCGGTGCGGCACTTCTTCCGGGACGCCGGGCAGCAGGCCCGTATCCCGGCCACCACCACCCACACCCTCGCGCGGCTGACCGGGCACCCGCCCGCGGACGTGCTGCCCGCACTGCGGGACTGGGCGCTCGCCCCGCCGGAACTGGCCCGCCTCGCGCACCTTCCGCTCACCTACGTCGCCGCGCTGCGGGACGAGATCGTGCCGCTCGCCGACGCGGCGGCGCTGACCCGGGACCCCGCGGCGCGCTGCAGGCTGCTCGTGGTCGACGACGAGCACGGGGCCCCGGCCCATCTGGGCCGCGTCCGCCCGCTGCTGCTCGGCTCCGCGCTCCGCGGCCTGGGCGTCCACCCGGTGCGGCGGGCGGTGTTGGAGGCGGTCGCGGGCGTGCGCCGGGGCGGCCGGGGCCGGGTGCGGACATGA
- a CDS encoding FAD-dependent monooxygenase: MRSEETAGGSALSADVCVVGGGPGGRALALALTRLGVDVVLLEKRDPARGAGPAFRGESVSPDGVRLLDRLGVWERVRGTAHRVDRLEIRDAGRRVLDLRFADFPYRYRHPAELPQEALLAALAEQTARQPGSCTVLEPATAVGLLLEGPAVTGVWARTPTGTVRVEAPLTVGADGRYSAVRRLSGLQERVRHRPLERDVVWLKLPFPADWDRRVYRVRIAGDSHGLFLPCADGTVRVGLNIPKGGLRELRAGGLDLLCARIGRLAPEAGEAAHGSLRAWSDTALLDIFTAEVPRWSAPGVVLVGDAAHTLSPVLGQGVNHALADADVLAPLAAEALGRDRRARGRALRTALDLFQQRRAPEVRRSRALQLRQERMFALTAPAATALRRAVYRALDASPALRRRVLAPAYFPGRRPAARREQPPTPSEVTPV, encoded by the coding sequence GTGCGCAGTGAGGAGACAGCAGGAGGGAGCGCGCTGAGCGCCGACGTGTGCGTGGTCGGCGGCGGCCCCGGCGGCCGGGCCCTGGCGCTGGCGCTGACTCGGCTGGGCGTGGACGTCGTGCTGCTGGAGAAGCGCGACCCGGCACGCGGCGCGGGCCCGGCCTTCCGCGGCGAGTCCGTCTCACCGGACGGCGTGCGGCTGCTGGACCGACTCGGCGTCTGGGAGCGGGTACGGGGTACCGCCCACCGGGTGGACCGGCTGGAGATCCGGGATGCGGGCCGCCGCGTGCTCGACCTGCGGTTCGCCGACTTTCCCTACCGCTACCGGCACCCCGCCGAACTGCCGCAGGAGGCGCTGCTGGCGGCGCTCGCCGAGCAGACCGCCCGGCAGCCGGGCTCCTGCACGGTGCTGGAGCCCGCCACCGCGGTCGGGCTCCTGCTCGAGGGCCCGGCCGTGACCGGCGTGTGGGCGCGCACCCCCACCGGCACGGTGCGGGTCGAGGCGCCGCTGACCGTCGGCGCGGACGGCCGCTACAGCGCCGTGCGCCGGCTGAGCGGCCTCCAGGAGCGGGTACGGCACCGGCCGCTGGAGCGCGACGTGGTGTGGCTGAAGCTGCCCTTCCCCGCCGACTGGGACCGCCGCGTCTACCGGGTGCGGATCGCCGGGGACAGCCACGGCCTGTTCCTGCCCTGCGCGGACGGCACCGTCCGAGTCGGCCTCAACATCCCCAAGGGCGGGCTGCGGGAGCTGCGCGCGGGCGGCCTCGACCTGCTGTGCGCCCGCATCGGCCGGCTGGCCCCGGAGGCCGGGGAAGCGGCCCACGGCAGCCTGCGGGCGTGGTCGGACACGGCGCTGCTGGACATCTTCACCGCCGAGGTGCCGCGCTGGTCGGCGCCCGGCGTCGTCCTCGTCGGCGACGCCGCGCACACCCTCTCACCCGTACTCGGTCAGGGCGTCAATCACGCGCTGGCCGACGCGGACGTGCTCGCGCCGCTGGCGGCCGAGGCGCTGGGCCGCGACCGGCGGGCCCGCGGCCGCGCCCTGCGCACCGCCCTGGACCTCTTCCAGCAGCGCCGTGCGCCGGAGGTGCGCCGCTCGCGCGCGCTCCAACTGCGGCAGGAGCGGATGTTCGCGCTCACGGCGCCTGCCGCGACAGCGCTGCGCCGGGCCGTCTACCGGGCGCTCGACGCGAGCCCCGCGCTGCGCCGACGGGTGCTGGCCCCCGCCTACTTCCCCGGCCGGCGTCCCGCCGCCCGGCGGGAACAGCCGCCCACGCCCAGCGAGGTGACACCCGTATGA
- a CDS encoding 4'-phosphopantetheinyl transferase superfamily protein, protein MVITSGPAVDGRTAEPFARPVRMNGPHGPWERVRDAVARHGSVVVYGRLPEWLPADLDHPRLRPLLGRDHARFRAMGHPQVRARFVASRLLLKHVACAVVEAAPETVELAYKPGGRPYLRGLDQIDISLSHTENLLLVGLTRRGWIGVDAEARDRPMLGLGTEKQVCTPYERSALAQIAEERRNAALVRLWTLKEAYSKAIGQGMRFRFTEFGFSPQDRNVQVLRPDGEPGTGAEWTFHTCLVDRAYTVSVAHFDAGFGDTSDTAAATMLDDGLIAALVDGTGEGNRAQ, encoded by the coding sequence ATGGTGATCACCTCGGGTCCCGCGGTGGACGGCAGGACGGCGGAGCCGTTCGCCCGGCCGGTGCGGATGAACGGACCGCACGGACCCTGGGAGCGGGTCCGTGACGCCGTCGCGCGGCACGGCAGCGTCGTCGTGTACGGGCGGCTGCCGGAGTGGCTGCCCGCCGACCTCGACCACCCGCGGCTGCGCCCGCTGCTGGGCCGGGACCACGCCCGCTTCCGGGCGATGGGCCATCCGCAGGTCCGGGCCCGCTTCGTGGCGTCCAGGCTGCTGCTCAAACACGTCGCCTGCGCGGTCGTCGAGGCCGCACCCGAGACGGTCGAGCTCGCCTACAAGCCAGGTGGCCGCCCCTATCTGCGCGGCCTGGACCAGATCGACATCAGCCTCAGCCACACCGAGAACCTGTTGCTCGTCGGCCTCACCCGGCGCGGCTGGATCGGGGTGGACGCCGAGGCCAGGGACCGCCCCATGCTGGGCCTGGGCACCGAGAAGCAGGTCTGCACACCGTACGAGCGCAGCGCCCTCGCGCAGATCGCCGAGGAGCGGCGCAACGCGGCACTGGTGCGGCTGTGGACCCTGAAGGAGGCGTACAGCAAGGCCATCGGACAGGGCATGCGGTTCCGCTTCACCGAGTTCGGATTCAGCCCGCAGGACCGCAACGTGCAGGTGCTGCGGCCCGACGGGGAACCGGGCACCGGCGCCGAATGGACCTTCCACACCTGCCTGGTGGACCGCGCCTACACCGTCAGCGTCGCCCACTTCGACGCCGGCTTCGGCGACACCAGCGACACCGCGGCCGCCACCATGCTGGACGACGGCCTCATCGCCGCGCTGGTGGACGGGACAGGGGAGGGGAACCGTGCGCAGTGA
- a CDS encoding phosphopantetheine-binding protein has protein sequence MRTVEELIELANTHLGTALAPADAELELSELAGWDSVHLLRLIGLLERTLDRPVPVDAVLQARSLHDIWSAAVTA, from the coding sequence ATGCGCACCGTCGAGGAGCTGATCGAGCTCGCCAACACCCACCTCGGCACGGCGCTGGCACCCGCCGACGCCGAGCTCGAACTGAGCGAGCTGGCCGGGTGGGACTCCGTGCACCTGCTACGGCTGATCGGGCTGCTGGAGCGGACACTCGACCGTCCCGTGCCGGTGGACGCCGTACTCCAGGCGCGCAGCCTGCACGACATCTGGTCCGCGGCGGTGACCGCGTGA
- a CDS encoding HAD-IIIC family phosphatase: protein MPDRDPAPPPGATLRTLHARGRLAAEYPAVRELLAAADRDAFDFAGRVLAPLDPEGVLAHHPDTPVVRVAVTGRGTVGEVVPALTAQLARHGVLARTRVCGSGGYLGDLADPGSALYAHAPEVTLCVLDPLTVWDKVEAPWQPLEVSVAAERQRKVLGELAQAHAASAPRGATLVLNTVPLLRRFTHQLTSLTQRAELGGLWKQFNADLLHMARPSAGLAVLDLEPVTSAGVRADEPRLGAYAEAHCTAELLAHYAREAAHLIRGLRGEAKKCLVLDLDGTLWDGVLAEDGPERVTAAGTLRGAAFGAFQRTVKQLASQGVLLAVCSRNDAGDVRRALAEHPEFPLRPDDFATVVADWGSKAEGVRTVAERLGLAPEAVVFADDTPFERESVRAGVPGAAVVELDAEPALHTERLLADGWFDTPALTDEDRLRPVRYARRAARAHSEAASADHRAFLGTLELRVEVAPAREHELARLAQLTLRTNRFNLTGERLSAEQVRQRAAASGAAVLAVRAADRFGDEGVVGAVVAHIAGNRLWVENLLLSCRVLGRGIEEAVLGGLLAAAREAGLTAVHAVWRPTRANAAVRTLCPRHGFRTVSGPGARSGTAPGPATGTAAGAGRADGPETDPETGGAGEVRFAHPLRTLPPVPGHITLRLRLTDARAAQPAVDGAEVEECAPSRS from the coding sequence ATGCCTGACCGAGACCCCGCACCGCCCCCGGGCGCCACACTGCGCACCCTGCACGCCCGGGGCAGGCTCGCGGCCGAGTACCCGGCCGTCCGGGAACTGCTGGCCGCCGCGGACCGGGACGCGTTCGACTTCGCCGGCCGGGTGCTCGCCCCCCTCGACCCCGAGGGGGTGCTCGCCCACCACCCGGACACCCCCGTCGTCCGCGTCGCTGTCACGGGGCGGGGCACGGTCGGGGAGGTGGTGCCCGCACTGACCGCGCAGCTGGCCCGGCACGGCGTCCTGGCCCGTACCCGGGTGTGCGGCAGCGGCGGTTACCTGGGCGACCTGGCCGACCCGGGCTCTGCGCTCTACGCGCACGCGCCCGAGGTCACCCTGTGCGTGCTGGACCCGCTCACCGTCTGGGACAAGGTCGAGGCGCCGTGGCAGCCGCTCGAGGTCAGCGTCGCCGCGGAGCGTCAGCGCAAGGTGCTCGGCGAACTGGCCCAGGCGCACGCGGCCTCCGCGCCGAGGGGAGCGACCCTGGTGCTGAACACCGTGCCGCTGCTGCGCCGCTTCACCCACCAGCTCACCTCCCTCACCCAGCGCGCCGAACTCGGTGGTCTCTGGAAGCAGTTCAACGCCGACCTGCTGCACATGGCCCGGCCGTCCGCCGGGCTCGCCGTCCTCGACCTGGAGCCGGTCACCAGCGCGGGCGTCCGCGCCGACGAGCCGCGCCTGGGCGCCTACGCCGAGGCGCACTGCACCGCCGAACTGCTGGCCCACTACGCCCGCGAGGCCGCTCATCTGATCCGCGGGCTGCGCGGCGAGGCCAAGAAGTGCCTGGTGCTCGATCTGGACGGCACCCTGTGGGACGGCGTGCTGGCCGAGGACGGGCCCGAGCGCGTCACGGCGGCCGGTACGCTGCGCGGCGCGGCCTTCGGCGCCTTCCAGCGCACCGTCAAACAGCTCGCCTCGCAGGGTGTGCTGCTCGCCGTCTGCAGCCGGAACGACGCCGGAGACGTCCGGCGGGCCCTGGCCGAGCACCCCGAGTTCCCGCTCCGGCCGGACGACTTCGCGACCGTGGTCGCCGACTGGGGCTCCAAGGCCGAGGGCGTGCGCACCGTCGCCGAGCGGCTGGGCCTCGCCCCGGAGGCGGTCGTCTTCGCCGACGACACGCCCTTCGAGCGGGAGAGCGTGCGCGCGGGAGTGCCCGGCGCCGCCGTGGTCGAGCTGGACGCGGAGCCCGCGCTGCACACCGAACGCCTGCTCGCGGACGGCTGGTTCGACACCCCGGCGCTCACCGACGAGGACCGGCTCCGGCCGGTGCGCTATGCGCGGCGCGCGGCGCGGGCGCACTCGGAGGCCGCCTCCGCCGACCACCGCGCCTTTCTCGGCACCCTGGAGCTGCGGGTGGAGGTCGCGCCCGCCCGGGAACACGAACTGGCCCGGCTGGCCCAGCTCACCCTGCGCACCAACCGGTTCAACCTGACCGGGGAGCGGCTGAGCGCCGAGCAGGTGCGGCAGCGCGCCGCCGCGTCCGGCGCCGCGGTGCTCGCGGTGCGGGCTGCCGACCGGTTCGGCGACGAGGGCGTGGTCGGTGCCGTCGTCGCGCATATCGCCGGCAACCGGCTGTGGGTGGAGAACCTGCTGCTGAGCTGCCGGGTGCTGGGCCGCGGTATCGAGGAGGCCGTGCTCGGCGGGCTGCTGGCCGCGGCGCGGGAGGCCGGGCTGACCGCCGTGCACGCCGTCTGGCGCCCCACCCGGGCCAACGCGGCCGTGCGGACGCTGTGCCCTCGGCACGGATTCCGTACCGTCAGCGGCCCCGGAGCCCGCTCCGGCACCGCGCCCGGCCCGGCCACCGGCACCGCGGCGGGGGCCGGCCGCGCTGACGGCCCGGAGACCGACCCGGAGACCGGCGGCGCGGGCGAGGTGCGGTTCGCGCATCCGCTCCGGACGCTCCCCCCGGTCCCCGGGCACATCACGCTGCGGCTGCGACTGACCGACGCGCGCGCCGCACAGCCGGCCGTGGACGGAGCGGAGGTGGAGGAATGCGCACCGTCGAGGAGCTGA
- a CDS encoding 3-oxoacyl-ACP synthase III family protein: MRPPGACPPPVHLLGTGTALPGEPVGNDRLADRLGIPSAWVETFIGTRTRHFAVDLDTGRARWTLEDLCTDAADRALANSGADPSEVGFIVLATATPDALMPSTAALLADRLGIQGAAAYQLQSGCGGAVQAFAVARALLSLGPAGLGLVVGGDVCSKHLDLGQDFRDLPPAALVNYVLFGDGAGAAVVSGRPRPGARAALTHLEHRLAGLGLPPGQRVEWFGAADLRSGTAPRTPVSEDYKAVEQRVPQLARELRDALLTAADWPPETVDYLLPPQLGGRMTERITSELGRGLEWEPVSCVAETGNTGNALVLHQLDRLLPLLTPAQRALVLSVESSKWIRAGFTVEAPDA; encoded by the coding sequence GTGAGACCCCCCGGCGCGTGCCCGCCGCCCGTGCACCTGCTGGGCACCGGAACGGCGCTGCCCGGCGAGCCGGTCGGCAACGACCGGCTCGCCGACCGCCTCGGCATCCCGTCCGCCTGGGTGGAGACGTTCATCGGCACCCGGACCCGGCACTTCGCCGTCGACCTGGACACCGGCCGGGCGCGCTGGACGCTGGAGGACCTGTGCACCGACGCGGCGGACCGGGCCCTGGCCAACTCCGGTGCGGACCCGTCCGAGGTGGGCTTCATCGTGCTGGCGACCGCCACCCCGGACGCGCTGATGCCCAGCACCGCTGCCCTGCTGGCCGACCGGCTGGGGATCCAAGGAGCCGCCGCCTACCAGCTCCAGTCCGGGTGCGGCGGCGCGGTCCAGGCGTTCGCCGTGGCCCGCGCCCTGCTGTCGCTCGGACCGGCCGGGCTGGGGCTGGTGGTCGGCGGCGACGTGTGCAGCAAGCACCTGGACCTGGGCCAGGACTTCCGGGACCTGCCACCGGCCGCGCTGGTCAACTATGTGCTGTTCGGTGACGGCGCGGGCGCGGCCGTCGTCAGCGGCAGGCCGCGGCCCGGCGCCCGGGCGGCGCTCACCCACCTCGAACACCGGCTGGCCGGGCTCGGACTCCCCCCGGGGCAGCGCGTCGAGTGGTTCGGCGCCGCGGATCTGCGGTCCGGCACGGCCCCCCGCACGCCGGTGAGCGAGGACTACAAAGCCGTCGAGCAGCGGGTGCCGCAGCTGGCCCGCGAGCTGCGGGACGCGCTGCTGACCGCGGCGGACTGGCCCCCCGAGACCGTCGACTATCTGCTGCCGCCGCAACTCGGCGGCCGGATGACCGAGCGGATCACGAGCGAGCTGGGCCGCGGGCTCGAGTGGGAGCCGGTCTCCTGTGTCGCGGAGACCGGCAACACCGGCAACGCGCTGGTCCTCCACCAGCTCGACCGCCTGCTCCCGCTGCTCACCCCCGCTCAGCGCGCCCTGGTCCTCTCCGTGGAGTCCAGCAAGTGGATCCGGGCCGGCTTCACCGTGGAGGCGCCCGATGCCTGA